Genomic segment of Eupeodes corollae chromosome 2, idEupCoro1.1, whole genome shotgun sequence:
acaacaaatacgCTGATGcaagctttattaataatattttgtatgttgtttatgttttcctattatgtgttttatatatttttcttacaatGATACTCAAacagatttttttgtatatgaatttCAGTGCGTCGAACATTAAAGAATGGCCTTACCGAAGAAGAAAAGCAACATGTTGCAGctttaattaaaacttattagGTAGTTTAAATGGCGAATAACAGCTACAAATATAAGCGCGTATACAACAATCATCATCAATCACATAAACATAGATTTATTATCATCAAAAGTACCTACCTAACTATACTTATATTATCTATAAACTTGTATCACCTCTTAAAATGCCATCATAAACTCAACAATCAGCGGAACCAATCGAATTATAGATATGATAGGGGCAAGAcccttaacaaaaaagaaacaattaaactaaatcgaaacgaaaaacaaacaaaaataaataaaacgatCTCAGAAGTTTCCGTGTTGTCCGAATTGAGTTTTGTTTCCCATACTCAGGACTTTCATAAATCCCCTCATCTCACATTTATATCCATTTTGTAATCATCCATTCAAACCGAATGCCTTATAATTtaggtatacatatatttacattAGAAGTAGATTAAATCTTTTAACTCTGAGAATCATAACTTTTAATAACTCGAAAATCAAAAGAACTTACCTTTccagttaattattttttaattttctttcaaaaataattataaagtattacctattatttaaaaattaaaaattatacttgatctacaaaaaaataatcctttaatattataaattttaagtgtTGGATGTGGATTTTTATGTTGGGAcccaattgtttttaattatatcttatataatattgtattctttttttttgttatttttgtataaattatgaaattatttaattctacacatcacattaaattttgtttagttattattattttattttgttaaatatataattaaaaaaatgaattatcaTTGTAAGtaatgaagaaacaaaaaatactgagaaaaaaatatgaattaaaattaagaaatataacattaagaaaacaataaaagctataaaacaattaaaaaaaataaattctagttttatttttcatttgttaaaCGTTTTCATCCTAAGGAAACTTCGTGTTTTTACCATAAGTGCCTTTAAATTAAATGCGAGAGTAAAATAATGAAGAGAGAtggcaataacttttttgaGACACAGAGGAGGTAAATTACTCTTTTTTGTAACTCAAGCGTCTTTGGGTGCAATTGAAACCGCCGAATTCGTTTTTgtaacgttttattttatttttcaaaaactaaaaaaacaacaacaaataaaatcttgtaaaaaaaacttatcttaattttgtcttaaatataaaattcataatctaattaaataatttataaagaaacaaaattttgagcGATACTACCCATTTGTACAAGGCTGCTGAACATAATCCAGACAGAAACCACGATTGTCTTCATCTAATGGTGCTTCAATGCCATCAGTGTGGAAATACAATCGAAAAGGACGTACACtcgctttattttcaaaatcaaacaaaaacaaaaaatatttgtaattatttataatatatatgtagaaAAAACTTACTTTGAACAGTCTTTTGATCAGGGCTTACTTCAGCATTAAAAGTTCCACCACAAACACGATCTTCACAAGCACTAGCTGGTGGAACACGATCAGCAACTCTTATACAACCAATTAAAAGCCAGTCATTGGGACAAGAATTTGTTTGAGCTTGATTTGTCCCACTGCCAACCATTGCCATAACTGGAGTATTTGAATTACCCGAAATTGTGAAGGATCGTGACcgattattttcttcaaaaatcaaatttacatatTATTAAACTCCAACACTCAATGTTTATTAATAGGCAAAGGGtgtctcaaaaaattcaaaagatcTTAGCttcactttttaaacaaaaacttttaaattctaACAATTCTAGTGTCATGTTCCATTTTCATCCATCTGTCAGCTATCaacttttttctttgtaaagtgTAAACTTGTTTTTGAGACACCCTTTTAAAAGAATACGTAGATTACACACCTTGATCCATGCAAGCATTATATTGAATTCCACAGAAATTTCTCTCAGTTCGAATGCAAATACTGTAATCTTGATTTGACAGTTGACGTCCTGATACTGTGTTGAAATTGAAACTCCTAACACGACCACTTATTCCGGTGTGATATTGTAGGCAGCCCTGATCGGCTCGATATATTCCACCACAGTGTATTTGTGAAACACGAATTCGCCATAATCGTGGAAAAGATCCACTTGTTATGACAGATATAACAATGGGATTACTCTGTCCCAATCCGGCATCAATGTACACTagaaaatttgatgttttgaaagaGTTTGAGAAAAGTATATATTATGTAGACTTACTATGATCACCAGCTGAAGAACCACAAATAGTTGGAGCAGGACTTCCACCGGATATTAAAAGTTGATCTTGATTGCAAATATGATTGAGAGATTCTGGTTGAGCTATGGAAAATAAATCAAGATCCAATCtataaagacaaaaataaaccaatctTGAAAATCTTTCGCTTTTTGAACTATGTTATCTTTTCACCTTAATTGACAAATATCTGGATGAATTTTGTGAACAGTCACTTGACAACTTCCTGTTCCATCATAAACATCGGGATGGTTTGGATTTACAAAATAAGTGGAATTTTCTCGAATATTACCATTACATGTTTGCATGA
This window contains:
- the LOC129947327 gene encoding uncharacterized protein LOC129947327, producing the protein MFFRSAIVTFLTLLFVQQISCAVKTGKSSWKDLFFGQWGFQRDPRFLPIFSVVHGGAATCTAPSGEIGNCISSKDCLIRSGIPAGPCAGGYGLCCIFMQTCNGNIRENSTYFVNPNHPDVYDGTGSCQVTVHKIHPDICQLRLDLDLFSIAQPESLNHICNQDQLLISGGSPAPTICGSSAGDHMYIDAGLGQSNPIVISVITSGSFPRLWRIRVSQIHCGGIYRADQGCLQYHTGISGRVRSFNFNTVSGRQLSNQDYSICIRTERNFCGIQYNACMDQENNRSRSFTISGNSNTPVMAMVGSGTNQAQTNSCPNDWLLIGCIRVADRVPPASACEDRVCGGTFNAEVSPDQKTVQTSVRPFRLYFHTDGIEAPLDEDNRGFCLDYVQQPCTNG